A window of Chitinophagaceae bacterium genomic DNA:
TATTCCTATAGAATTAAAGCGTCATTTCCCGGATATTCCTATGTTTTGTGACCCCAGCCATATTTCAGGAAACAGAAAATTTATACAGAAAATTTCACAAATTGCTATGGATTTAGGGTTTGAAGGCCTTATGATTGAAACACACCCCTCCCCTGAAAACGCACTTAGCGATGCCGATCAGCAAATTAAGCCTGAAAAACTGAAAGAAATATTAAGTGAACTGCGTGTCAGCACAAATAATATGAATGATCCGCTTTTTAAGAACAATTTGAACATTCTCAGAAACCAAATAGATTCCATAGATCACCAAATCATTGAATTACTTGCTAAAAGATTTGATATAGTTCGGGAAATCGGAGATTATAAAAAATTAAATAATGTTACTATTTTTCAGTTAAAAAGGTGGCAGTATATTTTAAAAGACAGAATGCAAAAAGCTGAAACAAGTGGTCTGGAAAGGGCTTTTATTAAAGAACTTTTAGAAAAAATTCACGAACATTCCATTTATATACAAACTCAAATACATCAACAAACAGAAACCCCATAAATA
This region includes:
- a CDS encoding 3-deoxy-7-phosphoheptulonate synthase — its product is MNKIFNNLIQAHRPLIIAGPCSAENENQLMETALALKDIEGMLLFRSGVWKPRSQPGSFSGIGEKALDWLQKVKATTGLKITVEVGNAAQTEMALEKGVDVVWIGARTTVNPFYVQEIAEVLKGSNIPVLIKNPVTPDLPLWIGAVERFQKSGLDDIAVIHRGFSLSSSAPYRNAPEWHIPIELKRHFPDIPMFCDPSHISGNRKFIQKISQIAMDLGFEGLMIETHPSPENALSDADQQIKPEKLKEILSELRVSTNNMNDPLFKNNLNILRNQIDSIDHQIIELLAKRFDIVREIGDYKKLNNVTIFQLKRWQYILKDRMQKAETSGLERAFIKELLEKIHEHSIYIQTQIHQQTETP